The genomic interval atacCTCTGGACTCCAttccacacacttacacacttacacacacacacacacacacacacacacacaccccacataattaaaaataatgaaaataaattctaaagataaaattcaatttactttaaaaataaaatgttttaaataaaaattttaaaagagaagctgggcttggtggtgcacTCCCTGCACTTAAGAGCCTGAGGTTGCAGGATCACTGTAAGTCTGAGGTTGgcttgggctacatggtgagttctaggccagttgagggctatatagtaagactctgACTGAAAGccaaacagaacagaacacaaCAAAGCCTAGGAATGACGGTGtgagcctataatcccagaaccagGGAGATAGAGGCGGAAGAAATCCAAGGGCAGACCTGAGCAGCTCAGACGGTTTGAATGCATCATGGGCTACCAGAGTTAAacaaccctgtttcaaaacaacaatcCCAATGGGTGTAGTGACAcctgtctttgatcccagcacttgggaggcagaggcaggcaggtctttgtgagattggggacagaatggtctacagagtgagttccaggacagccaggactacatagtgatgccttgcctcagaaacaaacaaactctagAACAGAGAACAGACCAGATGTGAACATGCTTCTGGGGGAGGGGTATCCCTTTAAAAGGCTGCTAGGGGAGAATGTTCTGGAATCTCTGCTGCCTCACAGAGAAccatcctcccttcccccaaccctgtGGGCTCTCTGTCCCAGGGGACCAGGCTGTAAGTCATTTTCTGGGGTGTGTATGTATAGACGTAGAGTTGGGGAGGGCACTGGGCCAATGGAGCCACCTTCCTCAACTGAGGAAGAAAATGCCTGGAAGTTAGCCACTGAGATGCTAGGCccggggtgtgggtgtgggtgtgggtggggacACTTGAAGAACTGAGTCTCTTGGGGGTGGGGTCATAAGTTCTTAGGCAAGGCAGTTGAGGAAAAGGCCAGTAGCATGGGGTGAGGGGGGTATTgggaaattttttgttttgtttgaaagagtctcacatagcccagactggctttgaattcactgcATAGtgaaaaatgaccttgaacttctaatcccgCCCCtaccccccaagtgctgggatgacaggtatgcCCCACTGCTCTATACTATACTGGAAACGTGCCCAGTGCATGTTGGGCAATCACTCTACTACTAAGCTACATTCCTAGctcctgttttattttgtattgttttgtttgttttaattgagatagggtctcacactGTAGTCTACCTGGCTCAGAGCTCATTATATGGCCCAGGCCTGGCCTTGGgcttttgatctcttgcctcagcctctttgAGGCTAGGATCCCAGGCAAGTGGCTGGTCTTGGGGATCCTGAGGTTGCCAGGCAGGAGTGCTTGGGGGACGAGCTTCTGACCGGGAAGAACTTCCGCCCAGTGAGAGGTGTGAGCCAGTCCTACCCGCGATGTCCTTGGCAGCTGCCTCCTTGGCATGGGGGTGAAGAAGAGCCTTCAGACCGGAGGCAACTTGCTTAACCTGTTGAGCAGCATCCTCACAGTACTCTCCACTAGCACCAACTACTGGATCCGACAACAAGGGGGGCACAGTGGCCTATGGCAGGACTGTACCCATGGCACCTGCTCCAACATCACCTGCCAGAGTGAGAGCTTCACCCACCTCTATATCAGACCACACTCCAgatcccacccctaccccccccccagctccagATGGGCCTTCCTCCCCAGGCTCAGATCCAGCTATCTTCTACCCCCCAAGGCCCTTTCTCCCCAGACCTGCCTTGCTGTCTTCTTCCTACCACATCCTCCGTTCCCATGTGAACACCTGCTTCCAAAATGGAGACAGATGAGCTCTAGACGCtcatggcgtgtgtgtgtggtgggatgAGGGTGGCCAGAAGAGCCCAGGGATACCTTTCATGGCAGCAAGGTGTCTAGCTGATGCTACCCTGTCTCTCTAGACACCTTGGCAGTGACCGCAGCGTGCATGGTGTTGGCAGCAGCCTTCAGTATTGTAGCTTTGGGGATGGGGATAAGGATTCAGTGTCAAGAGGCCGAGTCACTACGTAGCCAGAATACCATTGTCTTACTTTTTCTCAGCGGTGAGAAGGCAGTCACCCCCAtgtagggtggtggtggtggtggtggtggtggtggtggtggtggtggtggtaattcTGAAGGAGATGGGCTGAGAGAGTTTGACAGGCATGGttagaaaagggagggagagcaggGGGTAGCTGACAGATGCCCAGCAGAGGGAGCAGGAATGCCTGTTCTTGGGGCTCTTTCCATCCTATTGGGTTCTCTTGTCCACCCTCAGTGTGCTTTTgccttgttttgtcctgtttgactGTCCTCTCTcggagacctgctcttttctgaagaagaggaggaatgggtCTTGGGGAAGGGGAGACgctgggagaagttgaggaagaggaAACTGGTCGGGATATATTGTATAAgggaagaatctatttttaataaaaaagaaaaaaaggaaggagaagaagctCACAAAGGTGGAGTCAAAGGGAAGCTGGGCGTGGTTTGATAAGTCAGAGACAAGGGCGGTTCTGAGGGGTGGGCTTAGGTGCAGCCCCTACCTGGTCACACTCACCTGACGGGTGGGCGTGGCCCAGGGTTGCTGCTGCTGATTGCTTTGACCGTATACACTGCAAAGAAtgcctggaagccagaagtcTTCTTCTCCTGGTCCTACTTTTCCGGATGGTTGGCTTTACCCTTCTCGTTTATTGCGGGTAACCGGCACGAGGGGAAGAGGGTGGAGACTATCCCTCTAGAGGACTCCCCTCCCCAGAAACTTCCCAGTCACCTATTCTCCCAGGGAAGTCCACGATGACTTCCAGGGACCTCCCCGCCCTCGCAGTCCAGCACACCCGGTGGAGACGCCCTTGGAACCCCCATCCCTAGTTCCCAGGCAGGTCAGGTCATCCGCCCCATGGCCCATCTTCCTCCCCCGGCTCTGCACTCCCTTTCTGCCAGgcttctgctttctgcttgcCGACATGATCATGCAGAGCACCGAAGCCATCAGCGGGTTCCCAGTGTGCCTGTGAATGCAGCCTGCCTGGGGCAGAATAAAGGAATGGCTTTTAGCATCGGCCCTGTGTGCTTTTCTGCGGAACGTAGAGACAGAAGAAGTTTGGAGACTACAGAGACACGGATTAAGTGGCTTGTAGAGCATTAAGGAGGTCAGAGGGAATGTGGGAGGGTAGAAGCAGAGACCTGAACCCTGGAACAAGGTGTGTACCCCTGGGATTTGCAGGAAATGCGGAAGCATGGAGAGGGTGTAGGGCCATGCCTACACCAGGTAGTCCTAGGGGGAGTAGGCGTAGAGGAAGGGGTGGGGTTCGAGtgcaaaaagggaattcagagagaactTGGGCACAGGTAGAGAGTATGGGACTCAGGAGAGTCGTAAAGTACGTAGTCGTAGGGGAGGAAGTGGGGACCAGAGGACACAGGGAAGTAAAGTGTAAGACGCAAGGATAAGGAAGGAATCTGCAGAAAGAACGCGGAGGCAAACAAACGGAGGCCTTGGGGGCGTGGGAAAAAAGGCACAGGGTGCGCGTGGGAACACGGACATGTGGACTTGGAATGCTGAGAAAGGAGGAACCTAGATGTGAATTGCAGATCTGGGGACAACAGGAGTTGCGGGAAGCGAATTAGGATGAACAAGTCCTCAGCAAACTTCACTCCTAGGAATGCCCTTTCCCCTACTTCTGTGCAACGCCCCCTCCACCCTTCGGCCCGTCCTCTGGATCCCGCCTCTCTACCTGAATTCCGCTTCCTATTGGCTTTTTCTGAGTTGTGCGGCGGTTGATTGGTCGGTGTTGCAGCGCGCAGACGCAGAGACAGATATGGGGCGGAGTTTGTGGCTGTCTGGATTAGGTGCAACCCGACCCAGCCAGTGACTGCTGCAGGAAGATGGCGGAGCTGCGCGCGCTCGTGGCTGTCAAGAGGGTCATCGACTTCGCTGTGAAGGTgactttccccaccccccactagaTCCCAGCACCCTGAGATCGCAGCTATGAACGTCCAAGATCAGGAGCGTACCCCACATAAAAGAGCCTTTCAAAAGTCAATTTCTAGTGCCCTTTGACCCGATGTCAGTCATACCTGGAGCAAAAATCAAGGGCTGTGAGTTTTTGACAATCAGATCCTTCTGTGGTCACgaccctctttccctttctctcagtCCCTTGATAACTGTGGGCTGGAGGAGTCACAGTCCCTATTTAACacgtggagaaactgaggcacaaagatgTCACTTAGCAAGAGAGAAGCAGAATAGAGACTTCTGTGTGGGGCCTGCGATTCCATCACTCATTACCGTCCAGGCTGCATTGTTTGCTCTACCTGTACAGCCATATGGGGAGCCATCTGGTTCCATGGGACTCAGAAAGTGCCTCACCCAGATCGCCATGGGATGCtcgggaaattttttttttatttaggaaGGGAAACAGACTGGTGCTTGCTGGAGAAACAAGTTCAAACGAGCCAACTTGACCAAGACAGCAGAGTGTGTTCATGAGTGCTTTGAGAGCAGCACCCCTGAGGACCTGGTTTCTCCTCAGAGAGAAGCTGCTATAGCCAGCATTGAATCAGACTGGGTTCCCAGGTCAGTCTCTCAATGCTTAGCCTAAAAAGATGGTGGCAATTAATGTTTGTCTGTCTCCATCGTCCTGAGATATTCCCCTTTCTGTCCTTTAAGTTTCCTAGCATAAGGAGGATGCACCCAAGAGACCTCTGAGATAGGTAAAAACTGgctataacatttattttaataccaTCATCCATGACCCCGACTGAGGAATGAGACAGGGAGGATACAGGAGACAGACTCAACGTCCATGACCCAGACAGCAGACATTGAAGTGGGTACAAAGCATCAGTAGACATAATTCTTGTACAGAGATCAATCCCTTTGTGCATCTTCTGTACTCTTAGTCGAGCAGGGtggatgaggaaacagaggcctGTGGAGGCCCTGTTACTTGCCAGATGCCTGTCCCCCACTTCCCCTACCCCCAACTGGGTAAGCAGCAAGAGTCAGGAGTCCAGGCAAGTCTGGCTGTCTGCCTGTTTGCTAGAGAGAAAACAggttggcttgtgcttccagactTATTGAGATACATGTGGGTTCCTGGGAAACTCAaccaccatttatttatttatttatttatttatttatttatttatttattgtgtgtgtgtgtgtgtgtgtgtgtgtgtgtgtgtgtgaatcaaacCCATGACCTTCCAAATACTAGGCCAGGCcagtaccactgagctatagctccagtctttttctattttatttttaaaattactattatcatcatcattatagacaaggtatttttatttaatttaaatttgtaaaattttttttttttttttttttttttttactttatgtgcattggtgttttgcttgcatgcatgcatgtatgaaattgttaaaattcctggagctggagtttacagacagttgtgagctaccatgtccaTAGGCCAGGTACTCTggaagtgctcttacccactgaaccatctctccaggcctcagtttTATCTTCTAATTAGGCCTATGTGTGTGGATATACACATAGAAGTATAGGTGCCCCTGAAAGCTGGAATAGAGCATTAGAACTCCTGCAGCCGCAGTTATAGGTGATCATGAGCTGCCTGATGGGTGTGTCaggaaccgaacctgggtcctttaaAAGAACactaagtgttcttaactactgagctatcttcttAGCCCCTAGAGACAGTCTTATttagtccaggttggcctggacctcactatgaagtcaagaatgaccttgaactcctgatcctcctgcctctacatcctgagtgattacaagtgtgtactatCACTCCTGGGTCTCTACATCTTATTCTGAGGTGTTTAactgcccaggctgacctcagactctcCATCCTCAACCTCTCAACTGGCTTTGATGCTGGGCCTGCAACACCACACCAAGCACCCTCACCACCTTGAAtgagctgtaatcccagcacttcctaCTGCAAAGCCTGGCCCATGGTCATCTAGGCTGTGTTCCAGTATGATCCAACAGCTTAAAGGTGAACACAGTATGGTgtcaacctccccccccccctttccttggAGTCTGTGGCACTTTCCTCCCACACTATGCAGGGCTTCCTACTTCACATTCAGTGTCTGATGATACCTTCTTTGAAAAAGGCAGTGAGTCAGACCTTGCTAGCCTGACTCTTGATACCATTTTGATCATCTGGTCACTTGGGCCAGACTTAGGTACCATCTTTTCTCCTAACACCCAATGTCAGAACTGTCAGTTCTCAGCCCCAAACCTAATACATTACTGTTTTCTTGCTGGCCCCAGGCCATATCCCATTAACCCCATCTCACCTACAACCTAGTTCCAGCCTCCCCCTGAGATCTTGGGCTCCCTCCTCCAGCACTTTCTCATTCACCCTTGGGGACTTTCTACATGCAGGGCTACCCTTCTTTCTCTTGGCTCCCCATCACTCTCCATATAAAACCCCAACTCCTAAGGCCATCTTTGGGGACCCTGGGTTATTTGGTGCAGCCATCTATGTCCCTTCTGGGACCTTCTCTTCCCATTTCTGCTTCCAAACCTCTAGCCAATCTAGGATTCTGTGTCAACTGATTGCTTTGATGGCCTCTCTGTTGTGCTTTCTAGCATCTTTTTCCTGTCTTGACGATTATGACCAATTGATAACATCAACATTGAATCAACTTCCTCTCCCCTGAGGGCCCCCAATCTTGTCTTATAAGCCCTTTCCATAGTATACTATAGTCCTCTTGTTTACACCGGTGTGCCACCTACACCCCCATTTCCACACTGGCAGCTCCTTGCAGACTGAACCGAGTCTCACTCACTCACCTCAGTATTCCTGGTCTCACCCAGTCCCTCATGGTGTTTGTTCTAAGATTACCTTTTCTGAGGCCTGTGATCCGTTGCTGAAGATCACAGTGCTCAGAGGCCCTACCTTCCCACCCCATTGTCCTACCATGGACATACCAGTGTCATTTTATTGCCATTTTGGAATTTGAGATCTTCTAATGAAAACCGTCTCAAGCTGTAGGCACCATCAGAATGGTTCATCCCACTGATAAAATGGcccttaaaattacttttgttttatacgtatgaatgtttgcctgtaaATGTTATGTGCAGTGTTTGCATGTACTGCTCTTGAAGGCCAGGGGAGGGCATCTGAtgtcctgaaactgaagttacagatggttgtgagctaccatgtgaatgctgggaactgaacccgggttCATTACAAgcacagccaatgctcttaaccactaagccctCTCTCGTGCTCCAAACAGAATGGTTCTTACCTGGACTCCAAGACCTGTTGTCTGGGCCCACTCTTGACTGTGATTTTAAAGAAttaacaactctgagacttatTCTCTTCCTCTTGACAGTAGTGCTTATGGTAGTACCTACTTTATGAggattaattaatttttatgtgtgtgtatgtgtgtgtgtatgtatgtatgtatgtatgtatgtatgtatgtatgtatttaaggtgggtcatgcacatgccacagcatTACTGTGGAGACCAGAAGCGAACTCAAGGGAATGGGCTGTCTTTATCCACTAAGTGGGTCTCAGAGATAaaattcaggttatcaggctAGGCAGCGAACACCCTCATCAAAACTgacctcttcatcctcctacctgTGCGTCTTCAGCATATCCTACTGGCAAGTGCCACCACAGTTGGAGTTAGGTTAACTAAATTCTTGGAACAGTGCCTGGTGTGCAGTGAGGGCTGTTAACGATTCAGATGGTGAGTGATGGAAGTCTCTTTCAAAACTTCCTTGAAATATAACCAGTGCTTGCacaaacagggagaaagaaagtaTTAATAGGTATTTGGCAACTCAGTGAGGTGCTTGTTTCTGGCCAAGAACACATTTTCCATGAGGGTTAGCCCTCTGAGTTAACCAGGAAAGGCTGAAGGATCATCTGAGGCCCAGGAAGCATGTGTTCGCCTGTGGAGTGGCTGACGCACCCCTTTAGTGCCTCATGTGTCCACCTGTGGAGTGGCCGCCGCACCGCTTTAGTCCTTAAGGAAACACTGGCTCCCACACCTTTCCTTTACTACCCTCGCTCTCATCCCCCAGCCTCAGACCCAGGAGACCTTCTGTATTTGCTCAGTGCCCTGACCTCACAGTGGCCAAGCTGTCAACCAGTGTGTGATCTCCCATCAGGCCTTGCTGCTCTGCTTGCTCTGTGCCCTACAGGTGCCCTTTCCCATCAAGCTCTGTTAAGATTGTGGCACAGAACCAAAGGGAAGTCTGTGCACAGTGTCAAGGGTCCAGgaaactgcattttaaaaaccCTCTCTtaagaagaagtgtgtgtgtgtgtgtgtgtgtgtgtgtgtgtgtgtgtgtgtgtacaagcaagCATGCAGGTATGTGCTCACAGGCCTTGGGcctaggtcagaggacaacttgaaggaatcagtcctctccttttaccatgtagattctggggggtgttaggcttggcagcagacaCCTTTATCCACTGGGCCTCTCTTTCCTTTATGTTTGTCTtcagttggttttggtttggtttgtttgagacagaattttatgtgtcctaaactggccttgaactaattctcctgcctcttacTTCCAAATACTGGAAGTATAGGTGTGCACCCTTACACTCTACTCTGCTAATAGAAACCCACCAGCACTGTAATCCCATCTACCCAAGAAGCCTCCTCATGAACATGTTCAAACCCATCCTGAGCTACAGTGAATCCAAAGCCATACTGAGCAAAATTAGGGGAGCGCATTGCCAGTGATGTAGTTCAGTGAACCAACAGGCTTGGGCTACATCTCAATGGgaataagagatagtttattctggcTATGCCAGAGAGGGAGGTACAGTGAGATGA from Arvicanthis niloticus isolate mArvNil1 chromosome 1, mArvNil1.pat.X, whole genome shotgun sequence carries:
- the Cldnd2 gene encoding claudin domain-containing protein 2 is translated as MGVKKSLQTGGNLLNLLSSILTVLSTSTNYWIRQQGGHSGLWQDCTHGTCSNITCQNTLAVTAACMVLAAAFSIVALGMGIRIQCQEAESLRSQNTIVLLFLSGLLLLIALTVYTAKNAWKPEVFFSWSYFSGWLALPFSFIAGFCFLLADMIMQSTEAISGFPVCL